TTCTGCCATAACTGCCATCATCAGTAGTAATTAAAAGCTCATCAGAGTATCGTCTTAATCTTTCTTCCCAGAACAAAAGCTCCTTTGTCCTCGCACCCATAATGGCTGTAATACTGTTACCTGCTTCTTTGAGTGCCTTTGCAACAGGATAAATGGTAGCCATTCCAATCCCACCTCCTACTACAACGCAGGTCCCATATTTCTCTATAGGTGTGGGGTGCCCGAGGGGGCCTGTAACATCCCTGATTGTGTCCCCAGGATTTAACCTGCCGAGGGCCTCTGTTGTCTTTCCTACTTTCTGGAAGATAATAGTTATAGTCCCATTTTTTGAATCGCAATCTGCGATGGTCAAGGGGATTCTCTCGCCCTTCTCATTAAGTCTTAACACAACAAAATTCCCTGCCCTCGCGTGCCTCGCTATATAAGGGGCATCTATAATCATCATGTCGATCTTCGGTGCGAGAGATTGTTTCTGTAAAATTTTAAACACTATAAATCGCCACCTCCATGGGCAACGGTAACTACATAGACCTCTTTTGCCCCGGCTCTCTTTAAAACCTTCGCACATTCTCTGACAGTTGCGCCGGTTGTGTACACATCATCAACAAGGGCGATTCTCATGCCATGAACCGATGCCCTGTCTCTAACCTCAAAGGCCCTTTTTATGTTCTTAGCTCGCTCCTTTGCGCCAAGCCCCACCTGAGGCATTGTATCTTTAACTTTGATAAGGCAGTTCAGGAGCATGGGCAGTTTATTTTTTAATGATAGCTCCCTGGCCAGGAGTGCTGATTGGTTAAATTCCCTCTGCTTGAGTTTCCTGTGGTGCATGGGGACTGGCACAATAGCATCCACCCCTCGCCACGGCGAGTCGCCTGAGGAGACAGGCAAGTCAATTTTCAACAAAAAATCACCAATTGGTTTTGCCAATCTTTTTTTGCCGTAATACTTAAAATGATTTATAGCCTCCTTGAGAATTCCTTCGTACAGGCCAAAACTCCTCGCCCACTCAAATGCAGGCTCATCCTCTATGCATTCGCCACAGATAATGGAAACATCAGAAACCAGCGGTTTGCCGCACCTTTTGCAGGAGGGGTCGCTGTAAGGAGAAATCTCTCCCCAGCATGCAGGGCAGATTGGAGATGTCCTGTGCTCCATTGCCGGCCCTTTACAAATGGGGCAGGATTCTGGAAATAGGAGTCTTAGAAATTTGTTTATCATAAATACCTTTTCGCCTCTTGCCCTCCGCCGAGGCGGGAGGAGACAGCGATTCTGTTCAGAGTATAACCTCATAAATTCGATATGTCTTATATAATCTCCCCAAAAACATCTCCACAATTCTCTGAACAGGGATATTATCTTCGAGTATCCAGGAGAATTCAACTCTCTGATACCCACCTTTTTTCTTAATAGCCTTCAGTCCCTCTCTGAATAGAAGTGCGTCAACCCCCTGTTTCCTGTATCCCTCTTTAACGCCGAGGAGAAGGAGTCTCAGGTCTTTTATTTTCCTCGAATACCACAGTGCCTTGAGGATGCCAATGGGTGTAAGCCTCCCTTTGAGTTTTTTTAAAACAAAGTTGAAATCCGGCAGGATGAGCATAAAGCCTATTGGCTCACCATTGTGCTCAGCCACTAATGCGAGCTCATCTACAATAATAGATTTCAGCCGCGATGCCATATAGTCTATCTCTTCTTCCTCCATCGGTATAAAGCCCCAATTTTTTTCCAGGACGGAATTATAAACCTGTTTGAAGACTGCCATTTCCTTATGGAAAGCCCTGGTATTGATAGGCCTCACAGTAATTCTGTGCCTCTCTGCAATATCCGCAACCCTTAATGCCTTTTCAGGCAATGAATCAGGAATATCTATAATGTATGCATAGAGGTCTTTTGCCTTTTTGAGGCCGCATCCTTCCATCAGTCCGGCATAATAGGGAAAGTTATAGGGCATCATGAGCATCGGGGAGCTGTCAAACCCATTGATGAGCAGGCCCCACTCTTCATTGGACGAGAAGTTCATAGTCCCCCGCATAATGTTCAGCCCTTTGTTTTTAAGCCAGTCAGATGCCTCTTTCAGGAGGGCTTTTGCAACTGATAGGTCTTCAATGCATTCAAAAAATCCGAAGAAACCAGCATTCTCCTGATGAAAGTCTATATAGTTTTTGTTATGGATGGCTACAATCCTGCCAACGGTCTTTCCGTCTATTTTAGCAATGAAAGGGAGTATCTCAGCGTGCTTGAAGAATGGGTTTTCCGGAGAAAACTGTGCCCTGAGCTCAGAAAGAAGTGGTGAAACCCAGAAGGGATTATCCCTGTAAAGCCTGAAAGGGAAAATAAGGAATTCTTTA
The sequence above is drawn from the Nitrospirota bacterium genome and encodes:
- a CDS encoding sulfide/dihydroorotate dehydrogenase-like FAD/NAD-binding protein; translation: MFKILQKQSLAPKIDMMIIDAPYIARHARAGNFVVLRLNEKGERIPLTIADCDSKNGTITIIFQKVGKTTEALGRLNPGDTIRDVTGPLGHPTPIEKYGTCVVVGGGIGMATIYPVAKALKEAGNSITAIMGARTKELLFWEERLRRYSDELLITTDDGSYGRKGLVTDVLKEVISKKAISLVLAVGPVRMMKAVSDSTRFYGIKTLVSLNPLMVEGSGMCGACRVRIGGKTRFACIDGPEFDGHEVDFEELENRLKFYKEEEGLAYKLFLE
- a CDS encoding ComF family protein; amino-acid sequence: MINKFLRLLFPESCPICKGPAMEHRTSPICPACWGEISPYSDPSCKRCGKPLVSDVSIICGECIEDEPAFEWARSFGLYEGILKEAINHFKYYGKKRLAKPIGDFLLKIDLPVSSGDSPWRGVDAIVPVPMHHRKLKQREFNQSALLARELSLKNKLPMLLNCLIKVKDTMPQVGLGAKERAKNIKRAFEVRDRASVHGMRIALVDDVYTTGATVRECAKVLKRAGAKEVYVVTVAHGGGDL
- a CDS encoding GNAT family N-acetyltransferase, yielding MLEVLPVRDKRAFKEFLIFPFRLYRDNPFWVSPLLSELRAQFSPENPFFKHAEILPFIAKIDGKTVGRIVAIHNKNYIDFHQENAGFFGFFECIEDLSVAKALLKEASDWLKNKGLNIMRGTMNFSSNEEWGLLINGFDSSPMLMMPYNFPYYAGLMEGCGLKKAKDLYAYIIDIPDSLPEKALRVADIAERHRITVRPINTRAFHKEMAVFKQVYNSVLEKNWGFIPMEEEEIDYMASRLKSIIVDELALVAEHNGEPIGFMLILPDFNFVLKKLKGRLTPIGILKALWYSRKIKDLRLLLLGVKEGYRKQGVDALLFREGLKAIKKKGGYQRVEFSWILEDNIPVQRIVEMFLGRLYKTYRIYEVIL